From the genome of Glycine max cultivar Williams 82 chromosome 2, Glycine_max_v4.0, whole genome shotgun sequence, one region includes:
- the LOC100818719 gene encoding probable pectinesterase 29 isoform X1 — translation MYLGWYLLTFFFFLTSVKIVLVHANHNHHHHHHHEQRNNKQIANKTSHSSSGTIIVDLSGNGDFSTIQSAIDSISSDNKNWVYIYVKAGTYREKVKISFDKPFIVLEGEGQKNTFVEWDDHDSSAESPTFTTMADNVVVKSISFRDCTISAIDANLGPGIIGFITAQGRTDPNDSNGFVFKQCNIIGNGTTYLGRPWRGYARVIFYNTKMSNIIQPLGWQPWGFAGQEDHITFAEYGNSGPGSDTSKRVSWLKNLDSSTVSKMASTSFIGTDGWLKTLTQL, via the exons ATGTATCTTGGTTGGTATCTTttgacatttttcttttttttgacgAGTgttaaaatagtgttagtgcaTGCTAATCAcaatcatcatcaccatcatcatcacgaacaaagaaacaataaacaaattGCAAACAAAACATCCCATTCTTCTTCCGGGACAATTATTGTGGACTTATCGGGGAATGGAGACTTCTCTACGATACAATCTGCTATTGATTCAATTTCTTCTGACAACAAGAATTGGGTTTATATCTATGTGAAGGCAGGCACCTACAG GGAAAAGGTGAAGATCAGTTTTGACAAGCCTTTCATCGTACTAGAAGGCGAGGGACAAAAGAACACTTTTGTTGAGTGGGATGACCATGATTCAAGTGCAGAGAGTCCTACGTTCACAACCATGGCTGACAATGTTGTCGTCAAGTCCATTAGCTTTAGG gaCTGTACCATATCCGCTATTGATGCTAATCTTGGTCCTGGCATTATTGGTTTTATCACCGCACAAGGGAGAACAGATCCAAACGATTCAAATGGGTTTGTTTTTAAGCAATGCAATATCATTGGAAATGGTACAACTTACTTGGGAAGACCATGGAGAGGTTATGCTAGAGTTATTTTCTATAatactaaaatgtccaacattaTACAACCATTAGGTTGGCAGCCATGGGGCTTCGCTGGCCAAGA gGATCACATAACATTCGCTGAGTATGGGAATTCTGGACCTGGTTCTGACACTTCCAAGCGAGTAAGTTGGTTAAAGAATTTGGATTCATCAACCGTTAGTAAGATGGCAAGTACTAGCTTCATTGGCACCGATGGTTGGCTAAAGACCCTGACGCAGCTCTAA
- the LOC100818719 gene encoding probable pectinesterase 8 isoform X2 has translation MYLGWYLLTFFFFLTSVKIVLVHANHNHHHHHHHEQRNNKQIANKTSHSSSGTIIVDLSGNGDFSTIQSAIDSISSDNKNWVYIYVKAGTYREKVKISFDKPFIVLEGEGQKNTFVEWDDHDSSAESPTFTTMADNVVVKSISFRTLCGMNKEDITSSLVQFKVLWILSSALPNLYMRTVPYPLLMLILVLALLVLSPHKGEQIQTIQMGLFLSNAISLEMVQLTWEDHGEVMLELFSIILKCPTLYNH, from the exons ATGTATCTTGGTTGGTATCTTttgacatttttcttttttttgacgAGTgttaaaatagtgttagtgcaTGCTAATCAcaatcatcatcaccatcatcatcacgaacaaagaaacaataaacaaattGCAAACAAAACATCCCATTCTTCTTCCGGGACAATTATTGTGGACTTATCGGGGAATGGAGACTTCTCTACGATACAATCTGCTATTGATTCAATTTCTTCTGACAACAAGAATTGGGTTTATATCTATGTGAAGGCAGGCACCTACAG GGAAAAGGTGAAGATCAGTTTTGACAAGCCTTTCATCGTACTAGAAGGCGAGGGACAAAAGAACACTTTTGTTGAGTGGGATGACCATGATTCAAGTGCAGAGAGTCCTACGTTCACAACCATGGCTGACAATGTTGTCGTCAAGTCCATTAGCTTTAGG ACACTCTGTGGGATGAACAAGGAAGACATTACTTCAAGTCTTGTACAATTCAAGGTGCTGTGGATTTTATCTTCGGCACTGCCCAATCTTTATATGAG gaCTGTACCATATCCGCTATTGATGCTAATCTTGGTCCTGGCATTATTGGTTTTATCACCGCACAAGGGAGAACAGATCCAAACGATTCAAATGGGTTTGTTTTTAAGCAATGCAATATCATTGGAAATGGTACAACTTACTTGGGAAGACCATGGAGAGGTTATGCTAGAGTTATTTTCTATAatactaaaatgtccaacattaTACAACCATTAG